A single region of the Streptomyces sp. NBC_01262 genome encodes:
- a CDS encoding glycosyltransferase family 2 protein: MFVSYVLPVYNEQDGIQRFHDELVAALAERPDITYELVYVNDGSADGSLSILRDLAKNDPQVQVIDFARNFGHQIAITAGIDQATGDAVIIMDTDLQDPPKVSLELIEAWREGAEIVHARRRTRKDTFFKRITAHAFYRMLRSAAEVDIPLDTGDFRLLDRKVADELRKFRERGRFVRGIVASLGFRQTEVLFDRDERFAGETKYPLRKMARLAIDGVTGFSTMPLRLITRLGVVVLLLSLLGIAYAVGMRIFRPDITVSGWTMTMVVTLFLGGTQMLSLGVLGSYIGRTYTEAQARPLYIVRQVIRHDGD, translated from the coding sequence ATGTTTGTTTCCTATGTTCTGCCGGTCTACAACGAGCAGGACGGCATTCAGCGCTTCCACGACGAACTCGTCGCCGCGCTCGCGGAACGCCCCGACATCACCTATGAGCTGGTGTATGTCAACGACGGCTCGGCCGACGGCTCGCTGTCGATCCTGCGCGATCTCGCCAAGAACGACCCGCAGGTCCAGGTCATCGACTTCGCCCGCAACTTCGGGCACCAGATCGCCATCACCGCCGGCATCGACCAGGCCACGGGCGACGCCGTCATCATCATGGACACCGATCTCCAGGACCCGCCGAAGGTCAGCCTGGAGCTGATCGAAGCGTGGCGCGAAGGCGCCGAGATCGTGCACGCGCGGCGCCGCACGCGCAAGGACACCTTCTTCAAGCGGATCACCGCGCACGCCTTCTACCGGATGCTGCGCAGCGCCGCCGAGGTCGACATCCCGCTGGACACCGGGGACTTCCGGCTGCTGGACCGCAAGGTCGCGGACGAGCTGCGCAAGTTCCGTGAGCGCGGGCGCTTCGTGCGCGGCATCGTCGCCTCGCTGGGCTTCCGGCAGACCGAGGTGCTGTTCGACCGGGACGAGCGGTTCGCGGGCGAGACCAAGTACCCCCTGCGCAAGATGGCCCGCCTCGCCATCGACGGGGTCACCGGCTTCTCGACCATGCCGCTGCGGCTGATCACCCGGCTCGGCGTCGTGGTGCTCCTGCTGTCGCTGCTGGGCATCGCGTACGCGGTCGGCATGCGCATCTTCCGGCCCGACATCACGGTGTCCGGCTGGACCATGACCATGGTGGTGACGCTGTTCCTCGGCGGCACCCAGATGCTGTCCCTGGGCGTGCTCGGCAGCTACATAGGGCGGACATACACCGAGGCTCAGGCGCGCCCCCTCTACATCGTGCGGCAGGTCATCCGTCATGACGGCGACTGA
- a CDS encoding GtrA family protein has product MTATEATVSDQGGEPVQDRRAKLRQLIRYTMVGGSGVALDLATFFLLYNALGLHEQIANAISTSLGITNNFVLNALFTFDRRDRLLVRFLRFYAVGMTGIALTYVLFRIFSDWLGVDPNLVKAGSLPLVLALQFVLNKKWSFA; this is encoded by the coding sequence ATGACGGCGACTGAGGCCACGGTCAGCGACCAGGGCGGCGAGCCGGTCCAGGACCGCAGGGCCAAGCTCCGGCAGCTGATCCGCTACACGATGGTCGGAGGCAGCGGGGTCGCGCTCGACCTGGCCACCTTCTTCCTGCTCTACAACGCGCTGGGCCTGCACGAACAGATCGCCAACGCCATCAGCACCAGCCTGGGGATCACCAACAACTTCGTGCTCAACGCCCTGTTCACCTTCGACCGGCGCGACCGGCTGCTGGTGCGCTTCCTGCGCTTCTACGCCGTCGGCATGACCGGGATCGCACTGACCTACGTGCTGTTCCGGATCTTCTCCGACTGGCTCGGCGTCGACCCCAACCTCGTCAAGGCCGGCTCGCTGCCGCTGGTGCTGGCCCTGCAGTTCGTGCTCAACAAAAAATGGAGCTTCGCATGA
- a CDS encoding serine hydrolase domain-containing protein, translating to MSCNFRRIAAAALAVAALSASAISAPAASAAAAAPAKTSPHASPHASPHASPHTSHGVDTAKLDKVIADTLRISGAPGVVVGLWIPGKTSYVRAFGIADKKTHAPMSANMNFRIGSETKTFTATALLRLVDQGKVKLDDPISRYVSGVPGGNKITLRQLAEMRSGLFSYTEDDAFVKAFLSNPNRVFTPQELLAYAFMHPALFKPGAKFNYSNTNYILLGLVVEKASGQKLRDFIKHQVLDPAHLRHTLFPVGAEFPSPHPRGYTTQTLDGKTADATNWNPSWGWAAGAMISNLHDLRTWARVLATGTLLKPATQKERLRFIPTGFPGTGYGLGILKDHGWIGHNGSLPGYQSLTLYLPSQKATLVVLLNTDTSVKGYAPSTLFGKAITSVATPGNVFSLPVAPQ from the coding sequence ATGAGCTGCAACTTCCGCAGGATCGCGGCGGCCGCTCTTGCCGTCGCCGCGCTGTCCGCGTCCGCGATATCCGCACCGGCCGCCTCGGCCGCCGCTGCCGCCCCCGCGAAAACCTCCCCGCACGCCTCACCGCATGCCTCACCCCACGCCTCCCCGCACACCTCCCACGGTGTCGATACCGCCAAGCTCGACAAGGTGATCGCCGACACCCTCCGCATCTCCGGCGCCCCCGGGGTCGTCGTCGGCCTGTGGATCCCGGGCAAGACCAGCTACGTGCGCGCCTTCGGCATCGCCGACAAGAAGACGCACGCGCCGATGTCGGCCAACATGAACTTCCGGATCGGCAGCGAGACCAAGACCTTCACCGCCACCGCGCTCCTCCGCCTGGTGGACCAGGGGAAGGTCAAGCTCGACGACCCGATCTCCCGCTACGTGTCCGGCGTCCCCGGCGGCAACAAGATCACCCTGCGCCAGCTGGCCGAGATGCGCAGCGGCCTGTTCTCGTACACGGAGGACGATGCCTTCGTGAAGGCCTTCCTCTCCAACCCCAACCGGGTGTTCACCCCGCAGGAGCTGCTCGCGTACGCGTTCATGCACCCCGCACTGTTCAAGCCCGGCGCGAAGTTCAACTACTCCAACACCAACTACATCCTGCTGGGGCTGGTGGTGGAGAAGGCGAGCGGCCAGAAGCTGCGCGACTTCATCAAGCACCAGGTGCTGGACCCGGCGCACCTGCGCCACACGCTCTTCCCGGTCGGGGCCGAGTTCCCGTCGCCGCACCCGCGCGGCTACACCACGCAGACACTGGACGGGAAGACGGCCGACGCCACGAACTGGAACCCCTCCTGGGGCTGGGCGGCCGGCGCGATGATCTCCAACCTGCACGACCTGCGCACCTGGGCCCGCGTCCTGGCCACCGGCACCCTGCTCAAGCCCGCCACCCAGAAGGAGCGCCTGCGCTTCATCCCCACGGGCTTCCCGGGCACCGGCTACGGCCTCGGCATCCTCAAGGACCACGGCTGGATCGGCCACAACGGCTCGCTGCCCGGCTACCAAAGCCTGACGCTCTACCTGCCCTCGCAGAAGGCCACCCTGGTCGTCCTGCTCAACACCGACACCTCGGTCAAGGGCTACGCGCCGAGCACCCTGTTCGGCAAGGCCATCACCAGCGTCGCCACCCCCGGCAACGTCTTCTCGCTCCCGGTCGCACCCCAGTGA
- a CDS encoding glycosyltransferase family 2 protein, with the protein MVVLIPAHNEQDRIADAIEGMWAQTRRPDLVVVVADNCTDATADIAYEHGADVFHTQDNAHKKAGGLNQAITWVLPHLADRDLILVQDADTILNPWFVETAIGTFNRKVGAVGGVFYGEEGGGLLGLLQRMEFHRYAWEIDRTGGKASVLTGTGTMFRARVLREVRAARRSGELGGGRDYYSLASLTEDDEITKAVKTLGYRTMSPAGCSVTTEVMTSLPKLWHQRLRWQRGALENLRDYGWTRVTARYFFQQFMMGFGALSFGIYLAFMALTLSTYGWPGLSPFWTSIGAIFVVEKVVSVRRAGPRAVLVALLMVPEMLYDLFQHAVYFTSLWGLLRRSEEKWIAT; encoded by the coding sequence CTGGTCGTCCTCATCCCCGCGCACAACGAGCAGGACCGCATCGCCGACGCCATCGAGGGCATGTGGGCCCAGACCCGGCGCCCCGACCTGGTCGTGGTCGTCGCCGACAACTGCACCGACGCCACCGCCGACATCGCGTACGAGCACGGCGCGGACGTCTTCCACACCCAGGACAACGCCCACAAGAAGGCGGGCGGCCTCAACCAGGCCATCACCTGGGTGCTGCCGCATCTCGCCGACCGCGACCTGATCCTCGTCCAGGACGCCGACACCATCCTCAATCCGTGGTTCGTCGAGACGGCCATCGGCACCTTCAACCGCAAGGTCGGCGCCGTCGGCGGGGTCTTCTACGGCGAGGAGGGCGGCGGACTGCTCGGCCTGCTCCAGCGCATGGAGTTCCACCGCTACGCCTGGGAGATCGACCGCACCGGCGGCAAGGCCTCGGTGCTCACCGGCACCGGCACGATGTTCCGGGCCCGCGTCCTGCGCGAGGTCCGCGCCGCACGCCGCAGCGGCGAACTGGGCGGCGGCCGCGACTACTACAGCCTCGCCTCGCTCACCGAGGACGACGAGATCACCAAGGCCGTCAAGACCCTCGGCTACCGCACCATGTCCCCGGCCGGCTGCTCGGTGACCACGGAGGTCATGACCTCCCTCCCCAAGCTGTGGCACCAGCGCCTGCGCTGGCAGCGCGGCGCCCTGGAGAACCTGCGCGACTACGGCTGGACCCGGGTGACCGCCCGGTACTTCTTCCAGCAGTTCATGATGGGCTTCGGCGCCCTCAGCTTCGGCATCTACCTGGCCTTCATGGCGCTGACCCTCTCCACATACGGCTGGCCGGGCCTGTCGCCGTTCTGGACCTCCATCGGCGCGATCTTCGTGGTCGAGAAGGTCGTCTCCGTACGCCGGGCCGGGCCCCGCGCGGTGCTGGTGGCCCTGCTGATGGTGCCGGAGATGCTCTACGACCTGTTCCAGCACGCCGTCTACTTCACCTCGCTGTGGGGCCTGCTCAGGCGCAGCGAGGAGAAGTGGATCGCCACCTGA
- a CDS encoding phosphocholine-specific phospholipase C — MTAIDRRRFMQLAGGTAATTALSTSIARAAGIPANRRTGSLRDVEHIVVLMQENRSFDHYFGTLRGVRGFGDPRPVTLPSGKPVWHQSDASGKEILPFRPDADDLGLAFIQDLAHGWNDGHAAWNKGAYDKWVPAKTATTMAHLNRTDIPFHYALADAFTICDAYHCSFIGSTDPNRYYMWTGYTGNDGKGGGPVLGNDEAGYSWTTYPERLEAAGVSWKIYQDIGDGLDAPGGWGWIEDAYRGNYGDNSLLYFDQYRNAKPGDPLYDKARTGTNAKAGDGFFDLLKADVKAGKLPEVSWVVAPEAFTEHPNWPANYGAWYVSQVLDALTANPEVWAKTALFITYDENDGFFDHVVPPTADAARSTADTTGELFAPTGTDSHVAGPYGLGQRVPMLVVSPWSKGGWVNSQVFDHTSIIRFIERRFGVHEPNISAWRRAVCGDLTTAFDFSCADAKLPALPGTDGYAPPDGDRHDDYVPTPPAHAALPKQEPGLRRARPLPYDLAADATVSADGRLSIAFANHGHTGAVFHVTSATHPDGPWTYTVEHSRRLPGTWAKGAYDFSVHGPNGFHRHLAGPAAPGPEVTARHDGSDRRVRLTLTNSGTHTVHLTVTDEYGHEPAATYRLRPGARAVHTAHPRHSHDWYDLSVTSDHDATFVRRLAGHVESGQPGVSDPAIATT; from the coding sequence ATGACCGCCATCGACCGTCGTAGATTCATGCAGCTGGCGGGCGGCACCGCCGCCACGACCGCCCTGTCCACGAGCATCGCCCGCGCCGCCGGCATCCCGGCCAACCGCCGCACGGGCAGCCTGCGGGACGTCGAGCACATCGTCGTCCTGATGCAGGAGAACCGATCCTTCGACCACTACTTCGGCACGCTGCGCGGCGTCCGCGGCTTCGGCGACCCGCGGCCGGTGACCCTGCCCAGTGGCAAGCCGGTCTGGCACCAGTCCGACGCCTCGGGCAAGGAGATCCTGCCCTTCCGCCCCGACGCGGACGACCTGGGCCTGGCGTTCATCCAGGACCTCGCCCACGGCTGGAACGACGGGCACGCCGCCTGGAACAAGGGCGCGTACGACAAGTGGGTCCCGGCCAAGACCGCCACCACCATGGCCCACCTCAACCGCACCGACATCCCGTTCCACTACGCCCTGGCCGACGCCTTCACCATCTGCGACGCCTACCACTGCTCATTCATCGGCTCCACCGACCCGAACCGTTACTACATGTGGACGGGCTACACCGGCAACGACGGCAAGGGCGGCGGCCCCGTCCTCGGCAACGACGAGGCCGGCTACTCCTGGACCACCTACCCCGAGCGCCTGGAGGCGGCCGGGGTCTCCTGGAAGATCTACCAGGACATAGGCGACGGCCTCGACGCACCCGGCGGCTGGGGCTGGATCGAGGACGCCTACCGGGGCAACTACGGCGACAACTCGCTGCTCTACTTCGACCAGTACCGCAATGCCAAGCCCGGCGACCCGCTCTACGACAAGGCCCGCACCGGCACGAACGCCAAGGCCGGCGACGGCTTCTTCGACCTCCTCAAGGCCGACGTCAAGGCCGGCAAGCTCCCCGAGGTCTCCTGGGTCGTCGCCCCCGAGGCCTTCACCGAGCACCCGAACTGGCCCGCCAACTACGGCGCCTGGTACGTCTCCCAGGTGCTGGACGCGCTCACCGCGAACCCCGAGGTGTGGGCGAAGACCGCCCTGTTCATCACCTACGACGAGAACGACGGCTTCTTCGACCACGTCGTGCCGCCGACCGCCGACGCGGCCCGCTCCACCGCCGACACCACCGGCGAGCTCTTCGCCCCCACTGGCACGGACTCGCACGTCGCCGGCCCGTACGGCCTCGGCCAGCGCGTCCCCATGCTCGTCGTCTCCCCGTGGAGCAAGGGCGGCTGGGTCAACTCCCAGGTCTTCGACCACACCTCGATCATCCGCTTCATCGAGCGCCGCTTCGGCGTCCACGAGCCCAACATCTCCGCCTGGCGGCGGGCCGTCTGCGGCGACCTCACCACCGCCTTCGACTTCTCTTGCGCCGACGCCAAGCTCCCCGCGCTCCCCGGCACCGACGGCTACGCCCCGCCGGACGGCGACCGCCACGACGACTACGTCCCCACGCCGCCTGCGCATGCGGCGCTGCCGAAGCAGGAACCCGGCCTGCGCAGGGCGCGCCCGCTGCCCTACGACCTCGCGGCCGACGCCACCGTCTCCGCCGACGGCCGGCTCTCCATCGCCTTCGCCAACCACGGCCACACGGGCGCGGTCTTCCACGTCACCTCCGCCACCCACCCCGACGGCCCCTGGACCTACACCGTCGAGCACTCCCGCCGCCTCCCCGGCACCTGGGCCAAGGGCGCGTACGACTTCTCCGTCCACGGCCCCAACGGCTTCCACCGCCACCTCGCCGGCCCCGCCGCCCCCGGCCCCGAAGTCACCGCCCGCCACGACGGCTCCGACCGCCGGGTCCGCCTCACCCTCACCAACTCCGGCACCCACACCGTCCACCTGACGGTCACCGACGAGTACGGCCACGAACCCGCCGCCACCTACCGGCTCCGCCCCGGCGCCCGGGCCGTCCACACGGCGCACCCCCGTCACAGCCACGACTGGTACGACCTGTCGGTGACGTCCGACCACGACGCCACGTTCGTGCGACGGCTGGCCGGTCACGTGGAGTCCGGGCAGCCGGGCGTGAGCGACCCGGCGATCGCGACGACCTGA
- a CDS encoding ABC transporter substrate-binding protein: protein MLRQFRTLATLLAAMAMTALFGCGSGSTSSPSGSGSPTDHVTYLTAFGAAGRDAFAWIAQEKGYFRDAGLDVDIELGKATGENLKALAAGRAQFAALDLTGAMISAGAKGGKGYQGFRAVLAIHQQTLVAIMSMKSSGITTPKDLAGKRIAAAANSVNQLLFPGYARLAGIDASTVRWVAVQPVQLGSTLASGKVDALSTFLIGRPTIEKATLAAKKQTVDVLPYSAYLPDLFGNAIVTTQGLAAKDPDLVKRFREAMRRALVYTIAHPDEAGALLHAKHPETVAALATQEIELMTPSVTAQGTGSEIGLITRDRAAGAITSLREAGLVTTDMGPQDVVDFDAMPTGKG from the coding sequence ATGCTCCGACAATTCCGCACCCTGGCAACGCTACTGGCAGCCATGGCGATGACAGCCCTCTTCGGCTGCGGCAGCGGCTCGACGTCATCCCCCTCCGGCTCCGGCAGCCCTACGGACCACGTCACCTATCTCACCGCCTTCGGCGCCGCCGGACGGGACGCGTTCGCCTGGATCGCCCAGGAGAAGGGCTACTTCCGGGACGCCGGTCTCGACGTGGACATCGAGCTGGGCAAGGCGACCGGCGAGAACCTCAAGGCGCTGGCCGCCGGCCGGGCGCAGTTCGCGGCTCTCGACCTGACCGGGGCGATGATCTCGGCGGGCGCGAAGGGCGGCAAGGGATACCAGGGCTTCCGCGCCGTTCTGGCCATTCACCAGCAGACGCTGGTGGCCATCATGAGCATGAAGAGCTCCGGGATCACCACCCCCAAGGACCTCGCCGGCAAGCGGATCGCGGCCGCCGCCAACTCCGTCAACCAGCTGCTGTTCCCCGGCTACGCGCGCCTCGCCGGCATCGACGCCAGTACTGTCCGCTGGGTCGCCGTACAGCCGGTCCAGCTGGGATCCACCCTGGCCAGCGGCAAGGTCGACGCGCTGAGTACGTTCCTGATCGGGCGGCCGACCATCGAGAAGGCCACGCTGGCGGCGAAGAAGCAGACCGTCGACGTACTGCCGTACAGCGCTTACCTGCCCGACCTGTTCGGCAACGCGATCGTCACCACGCAGGGGCTGGCCGCCAAGGACCCGGACCTGGTGAAGCGGTTCCGGGAGGCCATGCGCAGGGCGCTCGTCTACACCATCGCGCATCCCGACGAGGCCGGGGCGCTGCTGCACGCCAAGCACCCGGAGACGGTGGCCGCCCTGGCCACCCAGGAGATCGAGCTGATGACGCCCTCGGTGACGGCTCAGGGCACCGGCTCCGAGATCGGGCTCATCACCCGGGACCGGGCCGCCGGCGCCATCACGAGCCTGCGCGAGGCCGGGCTCGTCACGACGGACATGGGGCCGCAGGACGTCGTCGACTTCGACGCCATGCCGACGGGCAAGGGCTGA
- a CDS encoding SPFH domain-containing protein, whose amino-acid sequence MFGYRVPAPDEAMLISGGKRGLGGAPFRVVTGHGKWVVPVFRKVRFLTLSMNEAEVTEYCVTRQGIALTVRAVIAFKVGNDTESIVNAGQRFLSEQDQMSILTGRIFSGHLRAIIGSMTVEEIVTERQKLATEVLETSKAEMAKIGLSVDAFQIQSIDDGDTGYIEAMSAPHKAAIQRQAQIAQAQATQASVEAEQVAARNQAEYARQTAVVKAEYSAEVDRVQAQAAQAGPLAMAHAQQEVLAAQTELAERAAELRQQQLVAEIVKPAEAEAERIRVLAVADAERMKIQAEAAASYDRVALDRMLIDQLPQIVKEAAGGLAGANVNVLNGADGLGEIAAGLVGQGLTILDSVRQNLGSPRRPEGSGPIEIDK is encoded by the coding sequence ATGTTCGGTTACCGCGTTCCCGCGCCTGATGAGGCCATGCTGATCTCTGGCGGCAAGCGTGGACTGGGGGGTGCGCCGTTCCGCGTCGTGACGGGCCATGGCAAGTGGGTGGTCCCGGTCTTCCGCAAGGTTCGCTTCCTGACACTGTCGATGAACGAGGCCGAGGTCACCGAGTACTGCGTGACCCGGCAGGGCATCGCGCTGACCGTGCGCGCGGTGATCGCGTTCAAGGTCGGCAACGACACGGAGAGCATCGTCAACGCCGGCCAGCGGTTCCTGTCCGAGCAGGACCAGATGTCGATCCTGACCGGCCGGATCTTCTCCGGTCACCTGCGGGCCATCATCGGCTCGATGACGGTGGAGGAGATCGTCACCGAGCGGCAGAAGCTGGCCACCGAGGTGCTGGAGACCTCGAAGGCGGAGATGGCCAAGATCGGCCTGTCCGTGGACGCGTTCCAGATCCAGTCCATCGACGACGGCGACACCGGCTACATCGAGGCGATGTCCGCCCCGCACAAGGCGGCCATCCAGCGGCAGGCGCAGATCGCGCAGGCCCAGGCCACCCAGGCCTCGGTCGAGGCCGAGCAGGTCGCGGCCCGCAACCAGGCCGAGTACGCCCGGCAGACGGCGGTCGTCAAGGCGGAGTACTCGGCCGAGGTCGACCGGGTGCAGGCGCAGGCCGCGCAGGCGGGACCGCTGGCGATGGCGCACGCGCAGCAGGAGGTGCTGGCCGCGCAGACCGAGCTGGCCGAGCGGGCCGCCGAACTGCGGCAGCAGCAGCTCGTGGCCGAGATCGTGAAGCCCGCCGAGGCCGAGGCGGAGCGGATCAGGGTGCTGGCCGTGGCCGACGCCGAGCGGATGAAGATCCAGGCCGAGGCGGCGGCCTCGTACGACCGCGTGGCGCTGGACCGGATGCTCATCGACCAGCTGCCGCAGATCGTCAAGGAGGCCGCGGGCGGCCTGGCCGGCGCCAACGTCAACGTGCTCAACGGCGCGGACGGCCTGGGCGAGATCGCGGCGGGCCTGGTCGGCCAGGGTCTGACCATCCTGGACTCGGTCCGGCAGAACCTGGGCTCGCCGCGCAGGCCGGAAGGCAGCGGCCCGATAGAGATCGACAAGTAG
- a CDS encoding ABC transporter permease has translation MIPGPTKLSRAALPTAGALTVLAVWWLSTIAFDINPFLLPAPPDIVRRFAELPGFLLHQTWSTLAETLAGFGLAVVVGLLTAVLLTASRTVERAVLPLLVAANAVPKIAVAPLLVVWLGFGPVPKIAMVVMIAFFPIVVAAMSGLTSTPIELAELARSLTASRLQTFVKLRIPWALPQIFVGLKLAVTLSVVGAVVGEFAGGDQGLGYVIVASGASADTPLAFAAMTLLSVISVLLFYVLVVLERLLLPWAREITG, from the coding sequence TTGATCCCCGGGCCCACGAAGCTGTCCAGGGCGGCGCTGCCGACGGCCGGCGCGCTGACCGTACTGGCGGTGTGGTGGCTGTCCACCATCGCCTTCGACATCAATCCGTTCCTCCTCCCCGCGCCCCCGGACATCGTCCGCCGCTTCGCCGAACTGCCCGGATTCCTGCTCCACCAGACCTGGTCCACCCTCGCCGAGACCCTGGCCGGATTCGGACTCGCCGTCGTGGTCGGCCTGCTCACCGCCGTGCTGCTGACCGCCTCCCGGACCGTCGAGCGGGCCGTACTGCCGCTGCTCGTCGCCGCCAACGCCGTCCCGAAGATCGCCGTGGCCCCGCTGCTGGTGGTCTGGCTGGGCTTCGGCCCGGTGCCGAAGATCGCCATGGTCGTGATGATCGCCTTCTTCCCGATCGTGGTGGCCGCCATGTCCGGCCTGACCTCCACCCCCATCGAGCTCGCCGAGCTGGCCAGGTCGCTGACCGCCTCCCGGCTCCAGACCTTCGTCAAGCTGCGCATCCCCTGGGCCCTGCCCCAGATCTTCGTCGGCCTCAAGCTGGCCGTGACCCTGTCCGTGGTCGGCGCCGTCGTCGGGGAGTTCGCGGGCGGGGACCAGGGGCTCGGCTACGTCATCGTCGCCTCGGGCGCCTCCGCGGACACGCCCCTGGCGTTCGCCGCGATGACGCTGCTGAGTGTCATCAGCGTGCTGCTGTTCTACGTACTGGTCGTGCTGGAGCGGCTGCTGCTGCCGTGGGCGCGTGAGATCACGGGCTGA
- a CDS encoding NAD(P)/FAD-dependent oxidoreductase, producing the protein MNLGIIGAGATGLTAAYDAVKAGHTVTVLEAADELGGLAASIPVGGTPLERYYHHIFRSDTAIIELIEELGLGADLHFHKPTTAVFRDGKLHPFSTPLEMLRFPSFSVLDGIRFGASSAALKLVRNGERFNDRTALSWLRRWAGRGATASVWEPLLRGKFGDRAEEVSMAWLWARVHCRTFELGYMAGGFERVYAALRDAVGERGGKVEFGKAVDTIRQPEGAEQVTVTTKDGASYAFDQLIVTTPQPVFAKAADVPADDAVWRNQYLGATCFILELDRSAIPYYWLNINDPDFPFLAVVEHTNMVDKAEYGGRHILYVGNYVERDDWRFTTDPAELLERFIPYLQKLNPEFDRSWIQKWHFSKAPFAQPVVTPEYRALIPGHATHLSRVTLATMAQIYPQDRGQSYSIALAHRVTELIGAN; encoded by the coding sequence ATGAATCTCGGCATCATCGGTGCCGGCGCCACCGGCCTGACCGCCGCCTACGACGCGGTCAAGGCCGGTCACACGGTCACGGTGCTGGAGGCGGCGGACGAACTGGGCGGGCTGGCGGCATCGATCCCGGTCGGCGGCACTCCTCTGGAGCGGTACTACCACCACATCTTCCGCAGCGACACCGCCATCATCGAGCTGATCGAGGAGCTCGGCCTCGGCGCTGACCTGCACTTCCACAAGCCCACCACCGCGGTCTTCCGGGACGGCAAGCTGCACCCGTTCAGCACCCCGCTGGAGATGCTGCGCTTCCCCTCCTTCTCCGTCCTGGACGGCATACGCTTCGGCGCCTCCTCGGCCGCGCTGAAGCTCGTGCGCAACGGCGAGCGCTTCAACGACCGCACCGCGCTGTCCTGGCTGCGCCGCTGGGCCGGCCGCGGCGCGACCGCGAGCGTCTGGGAGCCGCTGCTGCGCGGCAAGTTCGGCGACCGGGCCGAAGAGGTGTCGATGGCCTGGCTGTGGGCCCGGGTGCACTGCCGCACCTTCGAGCTCGGCTACATGGCAGGCGGCTTCGAGCGGGTGTACGCCGCCCTGCGCGACGCGGTCGGCGAGCGCGGCGGCAAGGTCGAGTTCGGCAAGGCGGTCGACACGATCCGCCAGCCCGAGGGCGCCGAGCAGGTCACCGTCACCACCAAGGACGGCGCGAGCTACGCGTTCGACCAGCTGATCGTCACCACCCCGCAGCCCGTCTTCGCCAAGGCCGCCGACGTCCCCGCCGACGACGCGGTCTGGCGCAACCAGTACCTCGGCGCGACCTGCTTCATCCTGGAGCTGGACCGCAGCGCGATCCCGTACTACTGGCTCAACATCAACGACCCGGACTTCCCGTTCCTCGCGGTCGTCGAGCACACCAACATGGTGGACAAGGCCGAGTACGGCGGCCGCCACATCCTCTACGTCGGCAACTACGTGGAGCGCGACGACTGGCGGTTCACCACCGACCCGGCGGAGCTGCTGGAGCGCTTCATCCCGTATCTCCAGAAGCTCAACCCCGAGTTCGACCGCTCCTGGATCCAGAAGTGGCACTTCTCCAAGGCGCCCTTCGCCCAGCCGGTGGTCACCCCCGAGTACCGGGCGCTGATCCCCGGCCACGCCACCCACCTGAGCCGGGTCACGCTGGCCACGATGGCCCAGATCTACCCGCAGGACCGGGGCCAGAGCTACTCCATCGCCCTGGCCCACCGCGTCACCGAGCTGATCGGCGCGAACTAG
- a CDS encoding class I SAM-dependent methyltransferase, producing MAAAPSYAFDNDDPEAADRHGYLAEIFDGLTAQRLSGLGDLTGRRCLEVGAGGGSIARWLARATGPAGRVLATDINTRYLGPGTDYEVLRHDLSTEPVPEGPWDVIHARMVLLHLPRRREILHRLAAALAPGGALVVEDFESTFRKSVLAAPAPAAAVLVDTYHRVLVEHVLPAHGNDPTWAGQVHAAMLAEGLTGLDTVVHARSWPGGTAGALLIGANIAQARADFLAAGMTDAELDELQRLAADPRLVVRSMLTYSTIGRR from the coding sequence GTGGCCGCCGCCCCCTCCTACGCCTTCGACAACGACGACCCCGAGGCCGCCGACCGCCACGGCTACCTCGCCGAGATCTTCGACGGCCTCACCGCCCAGCGGCTCTCGGGGCTCGGCGACCTCACCGGCCGCCGCTGCCTGGAGGTGGGCGCGGGCGGCGGCAGCATCGCCCGTTGGCTGGCCCGCGCCACCGGACCGGCGGGCCGGGTGCTGGCGACCGACATCAACACCCGCTATCTAGGCCCCGGCACCGACTACGAGGTGCTGCGCCACGACCTGTCCACCGAGCCCGTGCCCGAGGGGCCGTGGGACGTGATCCACGCCCGCATGGTGCTGCTGCACCTGCCCCGGCGCCGGGAGATCCTGCACCGCCTCGCCGCCGCGCTGGCCCCGGGCGGGGCGCTGGTCGTCGAGGACTTCGAGAGCACGTTCCGCAAGAGCGTGCTGGCCGCCCCCGCACCCGCCGCGGCGGTTCTGGTCGACACCTACCACCGGGTCCTGGTGGAGCATGTGCTGCCCGCCCACGGAAACGACCCCACCTGGGCCGGCCAGGTCCACGCCGCGATGCTCGCCGAGGGCCTGACCGGCCTCGACACCGTCGTCCACGCCCGCTCCTGGCCCGGCGGCACGGCCGGGGCCCTGCTGATCGGCGCCAACATCGCCCAGGCCCGCGCGGACTTCCTCGCCGCCGGGATGACCGACGCCGAGCTCGACGAACTCCAGCGGCTGGCGGCCGATCCCCGGCTCGTCGTGCGCAGCATGCTCACGTACTCCACCATCGGCCGCCGTTGA